A stretch of Haloprofundus halophilus DNA encodes these proteins:
- a CDS encoding CobW family GTP-binding protein, protein MTQTIPVTVLSGSLGAGKTTLLNHLLRNAGDRNIAVLVNDMGDLNVDAELVSANSDLSVGDGVAELSNGCICCELQDDLETAVTRLARNRDFDVLVVESSGISEPEPVARLFTTGSRAAALYEVDSLVTVLDSRLFYDAFGGEGVAERRGTDEDDSRPLSDLLVEQVEFANLVLLNKSDLVSEAEMAAVEEMVRALVPDAEILRTTESAVDPDRLFGRQLYDPATAAEMAGWKQALDAADEGDDGTHDHAHNGHAHGSDDHDHRHPDEVYGVSSFTYRRRRPFHPERFAALLSDLPTNVVRSKGTCWVAGRESPVVVGQAGPSVRAEAVGQWIATLPELDQDLYRSNHSELAWDDEWGDRRTAFVVIGTDLDEEATTATLDDCLLTDEEMDADWSTFENPFPRQGEEFVVTEP, encoded by the coding sequence ATGACGCAGACGATTCCCGTCACTGTTCTCAGCGGGAGCCTCGGTGCCGGGAAGACGACGTTGTTGAACCACCTCCTCCGAAACGCGGGGGACCGAAACATCGCCGTTCTCGTCAACGACATGGGCGACCTCAACGTCGACGCCGAACTCGTGAGCGCGAACTCCGACCTCTCGGTCGGCGACGGCGTCGCCGAGCTGTCGAACGGCTGCATCTGCTGTGAACTGCAGGACGACCTCGAAACTGCGGTCACCCGACTCGCGCGAAACCGCGACTTCGACGTTCTCGTCGTCGAGTCCTCGGGCATCAGCGAACCCGAACCGGTCGCCCGCCTCTTCACCACCGGGTCGCGCGCGGCGGCGCTGTACGAGGTGGACTCGCTCGTGACGGTGCTCGACTCTCGACTGTTCTACGACGCCTTCGGCGGTGAGGGCGTCGCCGAGCGCCGCGGCACCGACGAGGACGACAGCCGTCCGCTCTCCGACCTCCTCGTCGAACAGGTGGAGTTCGCTAACCTCGTGCTGCTGAACAAATCCGACCTCGTCTCCGAGGCGGAGATGGCCGCCGTCGAGGAGATGGTGCGGGCGCTCGTGCCCGACGCCGAGATTCTCCGGACGACGGAGTCGGCGGTCGACCCCGACCGGTTGTTCGGCCGGCAGTTGTACGACCCGGCGACCGCCGCCGAGATGGCGGGGTGGAAACAGGCGCTCGACGCCGCCGACGAGGGCGACGACGGAACGCACGACCACGCCCACAACGGCCACGCTCACGGGAGCGACGACCACGACCACCGCCACCCCGACGAGGTGTACGGCGTCTCCTCGTTCACCTACCGTCGTCGTCGGCCGTTCCACCCCGAGCGGTTCGCGGCGCTGCTCTCCGACCTCCCGACGAACGTCGTCCGCTCGAAGGGGACCTGCTGGGTCGCCGGGCGGGAATCGCCCGTCGTCGTCGGCCAAGCGGGGCCGTCGGTGCGCGCCGAGGCGGTCGGTCAGTGGATTGCGACTCTCCCCGAACTCGACCAGGACCTCTACCGGTCGAACCACAGTGAGTTGGCGTGGGACGACGAGTGGGGCGACCGACGCACCGCGTTCGTCGTCATCGGCACGGACCTCGACGAGGAAGCGACGACGGCGACGCTCGACGACTGTCTGCTCACCGACGAGGAGATGGACGCCGACTGGTCGACGTTCGAGAACCCGTTCCCGAGACAGGGCGAGGAGTTCGTCGTCACCGAACCCTGA
- a CDS encoding S9 family peptidase produces the protein MRRVSAADYHDIAKPESPRLSPGGEQVAFVRKVPTDDESYEATIYLVPADGSDEPRRFTVDEGVDSQPRWSPSGDRLAFVSTRGDGDDRPQLWVVPTDGGEAQQVTDVPGGVSTPEWSPDGRRIAFVQATTEAEREEQLDLSIADEEEYERETPDPRVVDRLVYRQLARYIDGTRGHVYVADVESGDVERVTDGDYDHGSPSWSDETTLYYTSKRTEDPDDNVYVDVFAYDTEANEEEHVLQTTGWGTGLAVAGDGRVVYARTPEDRTSMRQTDLELFDPESEETTVLTADIDRTVGAVGFQWDPDEEFVYFVTPDEGDYVCRRVDDAGAAIEVVAGDGHLTDISAGDEAVVYAKSEWDHPGDVFVSVDGDETRLTELNADYLADIEVGEPEELRFESDDGVEVQGWVLTPPDFDPDGSGEPSGPADESETYPLAVEIHGGPHAMWSTAGTMWHEFQTLAARGYVVFWSNPRGSTGYGEAFEMAIERDWGDVTMTDVMAGAELVAERDYVDADNAFVTGGSFGGFMTGWIVGHTGFFRGAVAQRGVYDLSSFYGSTDAFKLVEWDFGAKPWDEPEFLWEQSPVAHAANATTPTLVVHADNDFRVPVNNGEMFYLFLKKNGIDTRLVRYPREGHELSRSGEPGHVVDRIERIARWFDGYSDHHDVPPALERGDDGLSAGSDGDDEDDE, from the coding sequence ATGCGACGCGTCAGCGCTGCCGACTACCACGACATCGCCAAACCGGAGAGCCCTCGACTGTCTCCGGGCGGCGAGCAGGTCGCCTTCGTCCGGAAGGTGCCGACAGACGACGAATCGTACGAAGCGACGATCTATCTCGTCCCCGCCGACGGCAGCGACGAGCCCCGCAGATTCACCGTCGACGAGGGCGTCGACAGCCAACCGCGGTGGAGTCCGAGCGGCGACCGCCTCGCGTTCGTCTCGACGCGCGGCGACGGCGACGACCGCCCGCAACTGTGGGTCGTCCCCACCGACGGCGGCGAGGCCCAGCAGGTGACGGACGTCCCCGGCGGCGTCAGCACGCCCGAGTGGAGTCCCGACGGCCGTCGAATCGCGTTCGTACAGGCGACGACCGAAGCGGAGCGCGAGGAGCAACTCGACCTGAGCATCGCCGACGAGGAGGAGTACGAACGCGAGACGCCCGACCCGCGGGTCGTCGACCGCCTCGTCTACCGCCAACTCGCCCGCTACATCGACGGCACCCGCGGCCACGTCTACGTCGCCGACGTCGAATCGGGCGACGTGGAGCGAGTCACCGACGGCGACTACGACCACGGCAGCCCCTCCTGGAGCGACGAGACGACGCTGTACTACACGTCGAAGCGTACCGAGGACCCCGACGACAACGTCTACGTCGACGTGTTCGCCTACGACACCGAGGCGAACGAGGAGGAGCACGTCCTCCAGACGACCGGGTGGGGGACGGGTCTCGCCGTCGCCGGAGACGGCCGCGTCGTCTACGCGCGGACCCCCGAGGACCGCACCTCGATGCGACAGACGGACCTCGAGCTGTTCGACCCCGAGTCGGAGGAGACCACGGTACTGACCGCCGACATCGACCGCACCGTCGGCGCGGTCGGCTTCCAGTGGGACCCCGACGAGGAGTTCGTCTACTTCGTCACGCCCGACGAGGGCGACTACGTCTGTCGCCGCGTCGACGACGCGGGCGCGGCGATCGAAGTCGTCGCGGGCGACGGCCACCTCACAGACATCTCCGCGGGCGACGAGGCGGTCGTCTACGCGAAGAGCGAGTGGGACCACCCGGGCGACGTCTTCGTCTCCGTCGACGGCGACGAGACGCGACTCACCGAACTCAACGCCGACTACCTCGCCGACATCGAGGTGGGCGAACCCGAGGAACTGCGCTTCGAGTCCGACGACGGCGTCGAGGTGCAGGGCTGGGTGCTGACGCCGCCCGACTTCGACCCGGACGGTAGCGGAGAACCGTCCGGTCCCGCGGACGAAAGCGAAACGTACCCGCTGGCCGTCGAAATCCACGGCGGCCCGCACGCGATGTGGTCGACGGCGGGGACGATGTGGCACGAGTTCCAGACCCTCGCCGCTCGGGGCTACGTCGTCTTCTGGTCGAACCCGCGGGGGTCGACCGGCTACGGCGAGGCGTTCGAGATGGCCATCGAGCGCGACTGGGGCGACGTGACGATGACCGACGTGATGGCGGGCGCGGAGCTCGTCGCCGAGCGCGACTACGTCGACGCCGACAACGCCTTCGTCACCGGCGGGAGCTTCGGCGGCTTCATGACCGGCTGGATCGTGGGTCACACCGGCTTCTTCCGCGGTGCGGTCGCCCAGCGCGGCGTCTACGACCTCTCGTCGTTCTACGGGTCGACGGACGCGTTCAAGCTGGTCGAGTGGGATTTCGGCGCGAAGCCGTGGGACGAACCGGAGTTCCTCTGGGAGCAGTCGCCGGTCGCCCACGCCGCGAACGCGACGACACCGACGCTCGTCGTCCACGCCGACAACGACTTCCGCGTCCCCGTCAACAACGGCGAGATGTTCTACCTCTTCCTGAAGAAGAACGGCATCGACACCCGCCTCGTCCGCTACCCGCGCGAGGGCCACGAACTCTCGCGGTCGGGCGAGCCGGGCCACGTCGTCGACCGAATCGAGCGCATCGCCCGCTGGTTCGACGGCTACTCGGACCACCACGACGTCCCGCCGGCGTTGGAGCGCGGCGACGACGGCCTCTCGGCTGGAAGCGACGGAGACGACGAAGACGACGAGTAA
- a CDS encoding TylF/MycF/NovP-related O-methyltransferase, translating to MTETRTRVRATLTRAYRLGLLVLSVPIVLGEYFDADTGAAYGVDLGTKCRLVARMFWNNLRLPTGSSFVEHLVVATKILQLPPDEEGVVVECGCYLGGSTANLSLVAGLCDRTLVVFDSFEGMPEPDETDEAHVLVQSEQVHTYEAGSWRGSLDDVRRNVAAYGDVDACEFVEGYFEETLPAFDRPVALAFLDVGLRRSAETCLEGLWPLLRREGYLFTHDVKHMEISSLFFDQAWWRDHLDRDAPGLVGAGSGVGLHPQRNGFGSLLGYVVKDPRLDQFERVEERGAGAYGDELLRDE from the coding sequence ATGACAGAGACACGAACGCGGGTGAGAGCGACGCTGACGCGGGCGTACAGGCTCGGGCTGCTCGTGCTCAGCGTCCCCATCGTTCTCGGCGAGTACTTCGACGCCGACACCGGTGCGGCCTACGGCGTCGACCTCGGGACGAAGTGTCGCCTCGTCGCCCGGATGTTCTGGAACAACCTCCGACTCCCGACGGGGTCGTCGTTCGTCGAACACCTCGTCGTCGCCACGAAGATACTGCAGCTACCGCCCGACGAGGAGGGCGTCGTCGTCGAGTGCGGCTGTTACCTCGGCGGGAGCACGGCGAACCTCTCGCTCGTGGCGGGGCTCTGCGACCGAACGCTCGTCGTATTCGACTCCTTCGAGGGGATGCCCGAACCCGACGAGACGGACGAGGCGCACGTCCTCGTGCAGTCCGAGCAGGTCCACACGTACGAGGCCGGGTCGTGGCGCGGATCGCTCGACGACGTCCGTCGAAACGTCGCCGCCTACGGCGACGTCGACGCCTGCGAGTTCGTAGAGGGCTACTTCGAGGAGACGCTCCCGGCGTTCGACCGGCCGGTCGCGCTCGCCTTCCTGGACGTGGGTCTTCGACGTTCGGCCGAGACGTGTCTCGAAGGGCTCTGGCCGCTGCTTCGACGCGAGGGCTACCTGTTCACTCACGACGTGAAACACATGGAAATCTCGTCGCTGTTCTTCGACCAGGCGTGGTGGCGCGACCACCTCGACAGGGACGCGCCCGGACTCGTCGGCGCGGGCAGCGGGGTCGGCCTCCACCCGCAGCGAAACGGGTTCGGGAGCCTACTGGGCTACGTTGTCAAAGACCCGCGACTCGACCAGTTCGAGCGGGTGGAAGAACGGGGCGCGGGAGCCTACGGCGACGAACTGCTGCGAGACGAGTGA
- a CDS encoding DUF5828 family protein produces the protein MEESISGFKLHGSWGEIVEHGERITRALHDVGASGDAFEEWDEWRPKVHERLAEDVNEKTAEQASVGEGKGEKAGKNPDDDLRTAGEKLSESYERVEQGDNEGAMERWQDSIGYVARAADSASRKAVRAVESTVYQKVMTQLAPYYFDNELVSANIQKTTRGDSEQFIFEVNVNDDELKRQVSERLGEYEDSIDRWHVDTEKETETAEAVDGVEPPEPRGTTRSTTN, from the coding sequence ATGGAAGAGAGTATATCAGGGTTCAAGCTTCACGGCTCGTGGGGCGAAATCGTCGAACACGGCGAACGCATCACTCGCGCCCTCCACGATGTGGGAGCGTCGGGCGACGCGTTCGAGGAGTGGGACGAGTGGCGTCCGAAGGTCCACGAACGACTCGCCGAGGACGTAAACGAGAAGACGGCCGAACAGGCGAGCGTCGGCGAGGGCAAAGGTGAGAAAGCCGGGAAGAATCCGGACGACGACCTTCGTACGGCCGGCGAGAAGCTGTCCGAGTCCTACGAGAGAGTCGAGCAGGGCGACAACGAGGGCGCGATGGAGCGCTGGCAGGACTCCATCGGCTACGTCGCGCGGGCGGCGGACTCCGCCAGCAGGAAGGCGGTTCGCGCCGTCGAGAGCACCGTCTACCAGAAGGTGATGACCCAGCTCGCGCCGTACTACTTCGACAACGAACTCGTCAGCGCGAACATCCAGAAGACGACCCGCGGCGACAGCGAGCAGTTCATCTTCGAGGTGAACGTCAACGACGACGAGTTGAAACGACAGGTGTCCGAGCGTCTCGGCGAGTACGAAGACAGCATCGACCGCTGGCACGTCGACACCGAAAAGGAGACGGAGACGGCTGAAGCCGTCGACGGCGTCGAACCGCCTGAACCGAGGGGGACGACGCGCTCGACGACGAACTAG
- a CDS encoding ArsA family ATPase gives MRKFVFFGGKGGVGKTTVSSAYAYKCANAGLRTLVVSTDPAHSTSDVFDQQFDDTPKPVDGVSGLDAMELDPEEEVSRHLQGIKRSLSTQVSPAMVNEIDRQVEMAHQTPGAYEAALFDRFVDVMRESDEYDRVVFDTSPTGGTLRLLSLPEFLEGWAERLLAKRKQSVRLFERAAIGGREPRRMREGDPVIAQLEERRDRFALAGELLREEAAFFLVVNPDELSIRETERAIGSLDDATLDVRGLVVNKLTPEPDDDENGRGARFLRDRVRTERERLKTLREEFDKPVVAEIVTRVAEVKGDLLTEVAAEMDVEVHREPVK, from the coding sequence ATGCGGAAGTTCGTCTTCTTCGGCGGCAAGGGGGGCGTGGGCAAGACGACGGTGTCGAGCGCGTACGCCTACAAGTGTGCGAACGCGGGGCTTCGGACGCTCGTCGTCTCGACGGACCCGGCGCACTCGACGTCGGACGTCTTCGACCAGCAGTTCGACGACACGCCGAAACCGGTCGACGGCGTCTCCGGCCTCGACGCGATGGAACTCGACCCCGAGGAGGAGGTGAGTCGCCACCTCCAGGGTATCAAGCGGTCGCTGTCGACGCAGGTGAGTCCGGCGATGGTCAACGAGATAGACCGCCAGGTCGAGATGGCCCACCAGACGCCCGGCGCGTACGAGGCGGCGCTGTTCGACCGCTTCGTCGACGTGATGCGCGAGAGCGACGAGTACGACCGCGTCGTCTTCGACACCTCGCCGACCGGGGGGACGCTCCGGTTGCTGTCGCTACCGGAGTTTCTGGAGGGGTGGGCCGAGCGCCTGCTCGCCAAGCGGAAACAGAGCGTCCGTCTGTTCGAGCGGGCGGCCATCGGCGGGAGAGAGCCGCGACGGATGCGCGAGGGCGACCCCGTCATCGCGCAGTTGGAGGAGCGCCGCGACCGCTTTGCGCTCGCGGGGGAGTTGCTCCGCGAGGAGGCCGCCTTCTTCCTCGTCGTCAACCCCGACGAGCTGTCGATTCGGGAGACGGAACGGGCGATCGGGTCGCTCGACGACGCGACGCTCGACGTGCGCGGCCTCGTCGTCAACAAACTCACACCCGAGCCCGACGACGACGAGAACGGTCGAGGAGCGCGCTTCCTGCGCGACAGGGTCCGGACCGAGCGCGAGCGTCTGAAGACGCTGCGCGAGGAGTTCGACAAACCGGTCGTCGCCGAGATCGTGACGCGCGTCGCGGAGGTGAAAGGCGACCTGCTGACCGAGGTGGCCGCCGAGATGGACGTCGAGGTGCATCGAGAACCTGTTAAATGA
- the upp gene encoding uracil phosphoribosyltransferase: MPIEDRDDAYLITHALAKDTLSKLRDVETEQVAFRKGLVKLGRIAGYEIIDGAMETEFVSIETPMAQTTGERVKGLDDVVIVNVLRAATPFVEGLLKAFPRAKQGVISAGRDEDAGMNDEGEFPIKIDYVKLPEITEKDTVIVADPMLATGSTMCTVLDHVLEEADGFENLFVLSAVSAPDGLLRVGGQFDEADLLTVAIDDHLDEHGYIIPGLGDAGDRAFRTK; the protein is encoded by the coding sequence ATGCCCATCGAAGACCGCGACGACGCGTACCTCATCACCCACGCGCTCGCAAAGGACACGCTGTCGAAGCTCCGCGACGTCGAGACCGAACAGGTCGCCTTCCGGAAAGGTCTCGTGAAACTCGGCCGCATCGCCGGCTACGAGATAATCGACGGCGCGATGGAGACCGAGTTCGTCTCCATCGAGACCCCGATGGCTCAGACGACCGGCGAGCGCGTGAAAGGCCTCGACGACGTCGTCATCGTCAACGTCCTCCGCGCCGCCACCCCGTTCGTCGAGGGGCTGCTGAAGGCGTTTCCCCGCGCGAAGCAGGGCGTCATCAGCGCCGGACGCGACGAGGACGCCGGGATGAACGACGAGGGCGAGTTCCCCATCAAGATCGACTACGTGAAACTCCCCGAAATCACGGAGAAGGACACCGTCATCGTCGCCGACCCGATGCTCGCCACCGGTAGCACGATGTGTACCGTCCTGGACCACGTGCTGGAGGAAGCGGACGGCTTCGAGAACCTGTTCGTCCTCTCTGCGGTTTCGGCACCCGACGGCCTGCTCCGCGTCGGCGGCCAGTTCGACGAGGCGGACCTGCTCACCGTCGCCATCGACGACCACCTCGACGAGCACGGCTACATCATCCCCGGTCTCGGCGACGCCGGCGACCGCGCCTTCCGCACCAAGTAG
- a CDS encoding carbon starvation CstA family protein produces MVQIIWLVATVLVLFSVGYFGYSRYLARFVELDDANTTPAHKYEDGQEYVPAKKPVLLGHHYSSIAGGAPIVGPITAGVVWGWVPALLWIAIGNPLMGATHDFVSLSASLRHDGKSIGYIVGEYVGQRGKNMLLWFAFLTIILVVAVFALVVAIVFNAFPQAATASLIYIGLAVLFGVYLYQLNLPFLAGTAAFVVAMFVGVYVGILYPIALLPGDYPAGTIVLLSMEGAWLPAAEAFGANTAAWIPVVLVYGAIASALPVWVLLQPRDYLSSFLLYTGVGGALLAIIVGTFFGASEPLVTNLEPYYGFIGRGGLPLFPLLFITIACGTISGFHSLVSSGTTSKQLNKESDARLIGYGGMLGEGLLAVVALSAVAIVSPDVGSGIGLALPTFATGGGIMLTSFGIPTSFGGPFMALVLVSFLLTSTDTAVRLGRYMMEEIVDTPETSVQSFAADRYGNALVQTLPAYILIASGSWETLWALFGGANQLLAALALLTGTVWLANWSDSKQLVSTGGPMVLMVTITVIGLTWIAIHDNLYAKFLDSEWMASASIFEILAGVAQIAIALTLIYLALSLVKLGYENIQRVREEPGSGEFTPGDD; encoded by the coding sequence ATGGTGCAAATCATCTGGCTGGTGGCGACGGTGCTCGTACTGTTCAGCGTGGGGTACTTCGGGTACTCGCGGTATCTCGCGCGGTTCGTCGAACTCGACGACGCCAACACGACACCGGCGCACAAGTACGAAGACGGACAGGAGTACGTCCCGGCGAAGAAGCCGGTGCTCTTGGGGCATCACTATTCGAGTATCGCGGGCGGCGCACCCATCGTCGGCCCCATCACGGCCGGCGTGGTGTGGGGCTGGGTGCCCGCGCTCCTGTGGATTGCCATCGGCAACCCCCTGATGGGCGCGACCCACGACTTCGTCTCGCTGTCGGCGAGTCTCCGACACGACGGGAAGTCCATCGGGTACATCGTCGGCGAGTACGTCGGCCAACGGGGCAAGAACATGCTGCTGTGGTTCGCGTTCCTCACGATAATCCTCGTCGTCGCGGTGTTCGCGCTCGTCGTGGCGATCGTGTTCAACGCCTTCCCGCAGGCGGCGACGGCGAGCCTGATCTACATCGGGCTCGCGGTGCTGTTCGGCGTCTACCTGTACCAGTTGAACTTGCCGTTCCTCGCCGGGACCGCGGCGTTCGTCGTCGCGATGTTCGTCGGCGTCTACGTGGGTATCCTGTACCCCATCGCGCTGCTCCCGGGCGATTACCCCGCGGGTACCATCGTCCTGCTCTCGATGGAGGGGGCGTGGCTCCCGGCCGCGGAGGCGTTCGGCGCGAACACCGCCGCGTGGATTCCGGTCGTCCTCGTCTACGGCGCAATCGCCAGCGCGCTTCCGGTGTGGGTGCTCCTGCAACCGCGCGACTACCTCTCGTCGTTCCTGCTGTACACCGGCGTCGGCGGCGCGCTGCTCGCCATCATCGTCGGCACGTTCTTCGGCGCGAGCGAACCGCTCGTGACGAACCTCGAACCGTACTACGGCTTTATCGGCCGCGGCGGCCTGCCGCTGTTCCCGCTGCTGTTCATCACCATCGCCTGCGGGACCATCAGCGGCTTCCACTCGCTCGTCTCCTCGGGGACGACCTCGAAGCAGCTGAACAAGGAGTCCGACGCCCGCCTCATCGGCTACGGCGGGATGCTCGGCGAAGGGCTGCTGGCCGTCGTCGCGCTGTCGGCGGTCGCAATCGTCTCGCCCGACGTGGGCAGCGGTATCGGTCTCGCACTCCCGACGTTCGCGACTGGCGGCGGCATCATGCTCACGAGCTTCGGTATCCCGACGAGCTTCGGCGGCCCGTTCATGGCGCTCGTGCTCGTGAGCTTCCTGCTCACGTCGACGGACACGGCCGTCAGGCTCGGTCGGTACATGATGGAGGAGATCGTCGACACGCCCGAGACGTCGGTGCAGTCGTTCGCAGCCGACCGGTACGGCAACGCGCTCGTCCAGACGCTTCCGGCGTACATCCTCATCGCGAGCGGGTCGTGGGAGACGCTGTGGGCGCTGTTCGGCGGCGCGAACCAGCTGCTCGCCGCGCTGGCGCTCCTGACGGGGACGGTCTGGCTGGCGAACTGGAGCGACTCCAAACAGCTCGTGAGCACCGGCGGCCCGATGGTGCTCATGGTCACCATCACGGTGATCGGCCTGACGTGGATCGCGATCCACGACAACCTCTACGCGAAGTTCCTCGACTCGGAGTGGATGGCCTCCGCGAGCATCTTCGAGATTCTCGCCGGGGTGGCGCAGATCGCCATCGCACTCACCCTCATCTACCTGGCGCTCTCGCTGGTGAAGTTGGGGTACGAGAACATCCAGAGAGTCCGCGAGGAGCCCGGTTCCGGCGAGTTCACGCCCGGCGACGACTGA
- a CDS encoding SRPBCC family protein, with the protein MHEVTVSRFVRAPPRVVRRALTPEAVIQYEGSFEVRDVEETEDGPVVVTGTDRFQFALRFETLDDGLFYEQAGEAGPFDAMETTVGVASENEGSRVTARSSVSLGLPLAGLTDRIAAWKRKGELKRALDALAADVE; encoded by the coding sequence ATGCACGAGGTGACGGTCTCTCGGTTCGTCCGCGCGCCCCCGCGGGTCGTCCGACGCGCGCTCACGCCCGAAGCGGTGATCCAGTACGAAGGGAGCTTCGAGGTCCGCGACGTCGAAGAGACCGAGGACGGTCCCGTCGTCGTCACCGGCACGGATCGCTTCCAGTTTGCGCTCCGCTTCGAGACGCTCGACGACGGCCTGTTCTACGAGCAGGCGGGCGAAGCCGGACCGTTCGACGCGATGGAGACGACGGTCGGCGTCGCCTCCGAGAACGAGGGGTCGCGGGTGACGGCCCGTTCGTCGGTGAGTCTCGGTCTCCCGCTGGCGGGGCTCACCGACCGCATCGCCGCCTGGAAACGGAAGGGGGAACTGAAGCGCGCGTTGGACGCCTTGGCCGCGGACGTGGAGTGA
- a CDS encoding GNAT family N-acetyltransferase: MSPTTGSARAGPSAETKRDGEYRIRGYEAGDRDGLLALDRTVWGRQRGREWFEWKYVENPYVDHVPIFVAERDGEIVGARPFLVLPLRGPDASGVAFQPADTMVHPDHRRQGVFTNMTTAALSYYADADGGPDLYFNFPNEASRPGYEKLGWRDAGRRTTFYRVQKPSTLVGTRFSEVGESVARLTTPVARRYYRNRDRAARTDRQFVVHRHRTLPVDRLAALYERSIPDRLHAHRDAAFYRWRLGSPLWGRLTYVVENDEGPLAALVARTRTTEDGIAVTQFVEIAPLTGGDEWLAGVARLFDAALEEHADSDIVAVSGSGVPREFLTERGFLADDERPLSLLTRSRVTIVSRPVTEDGPREFGGLPLDERESWYVSFLERDTT, encoded by the coding sequence ATGTCCCCGACGACAGGGTCCGCCCGGGCCGGCCCGAGCGCGGAGACGAAACGCGACGGCGAGTACCGAATACGGGGCTACGAGGCGGGCGACAGAGACGGCCTGCTGGCGCTCGACCGAACCGTGTGGGGCCGCCAGCGCGGCCGCGAGTGGTTCGAGTGGAAGTACGTCGAGAACCCCTACGTCGACCACGTCCCGATTTTCGTCGCCGAGCGCGACGGCGAGATCGTCGGCGCGCGACCGTTTCTCGTCCTGCCGCTCCGCGGACCCGACGCGAGCGGGGTCGCTTTCCAACCGGCGGATACGATGGTCCACCCCGACCACAGACGGCAGGGCGTGTTCACGAACATGACGACGGCGGCGCTGTCGTACTACGCCGACGCCGACGGAGGGCCCGACCTCTACTTCAACTTCCCGAACGAGGCGTCGCGGCCGGGCTACGAGAAACTCGGCTGGCGGGACGCGGGCCGACGGACGACGTTCTATCGGGTGCAGAAGCCGAGCACACTCGTCGGGACTCGCTTCAGCGAAGTCGGCGAGTCGGTCGCGCGGTTGACGACGCCCGTCGCCCGGCGCTACTACCGGAACCGCGACAGGGCCGCCCGAACCGACCGGCAGTTCGTCGTCCACAGACACCGGACGCTGCCCGTCGACCGCCTCGCGGCGCTGTACGAGCGGTCGATACCCGACCGCCTCCACGCGCACCGCGACGCGGCGTTCTACCGCTGGCGCTTGGGGAGCCCGCTCTGGGGACGGCTCACGTACGTCGTCGAGAACGACGAGGGGCCGCTCGCCGCGCTCGTCGCGCGGACGCGGACGACGGAGGACGGTATCGCCGTCACGCAGTTCGTCGAGATCGCGCCGCTCACCGGCGGCGACGAGTGGCTGGCCGGTGTCGCCCGCCTGTTCGACGCCGCGCTCGAAGAGCACGCCGACTCCGACATCGTCGCCGTCTCCGGGAGCGGAGTGCCGCGGGAGTTCCTCACCGAGCGGGGCTTTCTCGCCGACGACGAACGGCCGCTGTCGCTTTTGACTCGGAGTCGGGTGACCATCGTCTCGCGGCCGGTGACCGAGGACGGGCCGCGGGAGTTCGGCGGCCTACCGCTGGACGAACGCGAAAGTTGGTACGTCTCCTTTCTCGAACGGGACACGACGTGA
- a CDS encoding cupin domain-containing protein — MSYRLVDSDAVDPTPDRPCELRRLTDAAGLEQMAVNRFRAEPGEQIPLMYHSHERQEEAFFVLSGTLFVETPEETFEVDEGCLFAVSPGDPQRAHNPEDADAPVDVLAIGAPKVSGDATAYDP, encoded by the coding sequence ATGAGTTACCGTCTCGTGGACTCGGACGCGGTCGACCCGACCCCCGACCGTCCCTGTGAACTCCGGCGACTCACCGACGCCGCCGGACTCGAACAGATGGCCGTCAATCGGTTCCGCGCGGAACCGGGCGAGCAGATTCCGCTGATGTATCACTCCCACGAGAGACAGGAGGAGGCGTTCTTCGTCCTCTCGGGGACGCTGTTCGTCGAGACGCCCGAGGAGACGTTCGAGGTGGACGAGGGCTGTCTGTTCGCCGTCTCGCCGGGCGACCCACAGCGTGCGCACAACCCCGAGGACGCCGACGCACCCGTCGACGTACTCGCCATCGGTGCACCCAAGGTCAGCGGCGACGCGACTGCGTACGACCCATGA